A window of Helicobacter ganmani contains these coding sequences:
- a CDS encoding MFS transporter yields the protein MNPHNALAWLNFFIADVRDGLGPYLGVFLKQHDFMESQIGLISTITSLCALLFAIPLGIFIDKTSHKKALIAFCILAIVFATLANYFYPHFGFTLLAQMSVALCGVCLAPAFAALTLGIVGLSDYSRQVSLNEAYKHAGTAFSALLSLGFAFYYGIGAIFVITALMGVFSLLFLSLIRSSSINHKVARGQEGDTSISLWEALSDKSVLILGAAMFCFHLSNAYMLPLLSQRAHPLGIDSSGAYAAATILIAQSTMIVISLVCMKILTRPHSLAVAPCFSQVYFILMALCFVALIVRGGIAAHFENLIGMVATQILDGIGAGITGVILPVLVAIMLRGSGHINAALACVMTLGSIGAALSGSLGGFIAQYYGYFYAYIALSCVAFAGLLLWIVSFKILETQRWWG from the coding sequence ATCAATCCGCACAATGCACTTGCTTGGCTGAATTTCTTTATCGCCGATGTGCGAGATGGTTTAGGTCCCTATTTGGGTGTGTTTTTGAAACAACACGACTTTATGGAATCCCAAATCGGGCTTATCTCCACAATTACCTCCCTTTGTGCATTACTTTTTGCAATCCCCTTAGGGATTTTCATAGACAAGACATCGCACAAAAAAGCCCTGATAGCCTTTTGTATCCTCGCCATAGTCTTTGCGACTTTGGCAAATTACTTCTACCCACATTTTGGCTTTACGCTTTTAGCCCAAATGAGTGTAGCTCTGTGCGGAGTGTGCCTTGCCCCCGCATTTGCAGCCCTCACACTTGGAATCGTGGGACTATCTGATTATAGCAGACAAGTGAGCCTCAATGAAGCCTATAAACACGCAGGAACAGCCTTTAGCGCATTGCTTAGTCTTGGATTCGCATTTTATTATGGAATCGGTGCGATTTTTGTGATTACCGCGCTTATGGGTGTATTCTCACTTTTGTTTCTTAGCCTTATACGTAGTAGTAGCATTAATCATAAAGTCGCAAGGGGGCAAGAGGGCGACACGAGTATATCTCTATGGGAAGCCTTAAGCGATAAATCCGTGCTTATCTTGGGCGCGGCGATGTTTTGCTTTCATTTGAGTAATGCGTATATGCTCCCCTTGCTTAGCCAAAGGGCACACCCGCTTGGCATTGATTCTAGCGGGGCATATGCAGCTGCGACAATCCTTATCGCTCAAAGCACAATGATTGTGATTTCACTCGTGTGTATGAAGATTCTCACGCGTCCTCATTCTCTTGCAGTTGCTCCTTGCTTTTCTCAAGTTTATTTTATTCTAATGGCTCTTTGCTTTGTCGCTCTTATTGTGCGCGGGGGCATAGCAGCGCATTTTGAAAATCTTATCGGAATGGTCGCCACACAGATTCTTGATGGCATTGGAGCCGGGATTACAGGCGTGATTTTACCTGTTTTAGTAGCGATAATGTTGCGCGGAAGCGGACATATCAATGCTGCCCTTGCCTGTGTGATGACTCTTGGCAGCATAGGCGCAGCACTAAGCGGGAGTTTGGGAGGATTTATAGCGCAATATTATGGATATTTTTATGCGTATATCGCCCTCTCTTGTGTTGCCTTTGCGGGATTGCTGCTTTGGATTGTCTCTTTTAAAATCTTAGAGACACAAAGGTGGTGGGGTTAG